The Corynebacterium felinum DNA segment GCCTGACTTGAAGATACCGGAACCAACGAACACACCTTCAGCACCCAGCTGCATCATCATGGCAGCATCCGCTGGGGTGGCGATACCACCTGCGGTGAAGAGTACCACTGGAAGCTTGCCATTTGCTGCTACCTCTCGCACTAGCTCGTAAGGTGCCTGGAGCTCCTTTGCTGCAACGTAGAGTTCGTCCTCAGCCATGGAACGCAAACGGTTGATTTCTGCGCGAATGGTACGCATGTGGGTCACTGCGTTGGATACATCACCGGTACCTGCTTCGCCCTTCGAGCGGATCATTGCAGCACCTTCATTGATGCGGCGCAGTGCCTCACCAAGGTTGGTTGCACCACAGACGAAAGGAACATCGAAGGCGAATTTGTCGATGTGGTTGGTGTAGTCAGCTGGGGAGAGAACCTCAGACTCGTCGATGAAGTCAACGCCCAAAGATTGTAGTACTTGGGCTTCAACGAAGTGTCCAATACGAGCTTTAGCCATCACGGGGATGCTGACTGCGTTGATGATGCCTTCGATCATGTCTGGGTCGGACATACGGGATACGCCACCTTGGGCGCGGATGTCGGCAGGTACTCGCTCCAGGGCCATCACTGCGGTGGCTCCTGCATCTTCAGCAATTTTTGCTTGTTCTGGGGTAACCACATCCATGATGACCCCGCCTTTGAGCATCTCGGCGAGGCCACGCTTCACACGCGCAGTACCAGTGATGTTTTCCGAAACCATTGTTCTCCTCACAAGTTCAAAATATTTTTCTCCGGCTATTCTTCCCAAGCACTATTCGTAACCCTGTTTGCTTTCGGCACCCCTTGTCATGTGAGCAATGAAAGTCACACAGGGCGCTTTGGATAAGTTTCGCCTCTATAAAGATGTCACCCTAGCGAAAGAAACTCAATAAGCATAATGAACACTTAGTGGTGTTTCATATGTTCAGATCGTATATACGTTGTTCAAGAATTTTCATTCATCCCATTGCCTACTACTACGTACACAATCCAGTAGGGCACATCGCTTGTGTAGAAGTTCTACACTCAAAGCAACATGCCCCTTCAAACAGCTATTCGCCTCGGCACTTCATTCTTAAACAATGTGCTACCGATCGCTCTTGAGAATGACTACCGCCTTGACTGCAATGGCTTCTTAAATGTTTCCTCTCCACACTGTAGACACTTGCGGTTGTGTCGTAGTGGCTGTGTATCCGCCCTTGAAAAACACTGCACAGAGCAGCATGAATCGGTGATTGCTCACATCAGCAACAGGAACAAAAGCTTCACCCCACGCCCCTAACTAGTAAGCACACGATGAAGATCTGGGCAGGTCCGTTTTCCAATTCAAACTATTTGGTTTTCGTTCCGTCCCACCAGTCATCTATCCTTCGCCCCATATCGGCTCCCATCGCTTGCCCATAGTAAGAGCCTGTTACGGTACCTGCCGCACCGAAAAGAAACCTACCCCATGGAGTCTTACCCCATAGAAACTTACTACCGTATCGAACGCCTAATGCTCCACCTACAAGACCACCTGCGTTACTGCCCATAGCCGAAGCAAGTGGAACACTGCTACCAGTCGCAACACTCTCTGTGAGAGCAACAATACCATTTGCAGCATTCAACATAGGATCTGCCAGGGGTATCTTCTTGGCGTAACCATAATATTTCGCCACAGCTTCCTTGTCTGCACCCATCGATTCCCCAATTTCATTAACAAATTTTTCGAAAGGCCCTTCCACAACGCCTTTAATATTGCCCGAAACTACCCCAATTGGTTCAAGCGCCTTCAGTGCTTTATTAATACCTGAAAAATCATAGGTTTTCTTTGCAGGATAATAGTGCTGGTCACCGTGCTCGGGAGTTCCAATGTGAAGTTCACCGAATTGCCTAGTAGTCCAAGCGTAACTCAATGGAGTATTTCCATCAGGTGTTTGCCTTGGACGCAACACAATCCCTTCAGGATTACTAAATTCACCAGAACTTGGAACTGTATATTCGACGATCATCCCATTCGGGTAAACGACATACTGGATTTGGCGACGAGCGTCGGCATCAAAAGCCTCGTAGATCACACTAGGATAACTAGATTTGCCTTTCGGCACTCGCGGATAGACCTTTTCGTAGCCCTTCTCCCCGACCTTCATAGTCAAAGTGCCATCTTGGGATACCTTGGCATAATAATCAGAATTCGCACCGCCCTTCGGGATAATAGGCAATCCCTTCTTAGTGAAGGCAAAATAATTACCGCCAGGCGTCTGCAACGGACCCGGTGCATAATCATCAGCAACAGCAGTGACCGAAGGAAGGCTAATAATCCGCGAGGTCATTCCAGGGCCAAATGGTCCTTCAACTGCACTAGTTTGAGTAAGAATACGAGCTAAATCATCCAAATTTCGCCCACGTACCTGATTGCGCTCCACCGCCTCATCATTTATCGAAAATGGGTCTGAAATGCTGCTATTCATACGGCGAATATCCCCAGCGATCACCTGTGGGTTGAGCTCCTCACCTAGGTAAGGATCCCACAAAAGGCTGTCCGTGCCCAGATGATTAATGCGTTCCTCCAAGCTCATCGCTGCATCGACAAACACCTTCGTGCGCTTATCATCAGCCAGAACGGATTGGAAAAGCCCCTCAATTAACGGCTCAACATTGGCCAGATCCTTCTCATTCATCAGATCCGCCTCACGGTAGAGCACAATGAACTTTGCCGCCTGCCGTTCAACCCGATGAATTAGCTGTATTAGTTCTTCAAAAGCACTCGACCATTGCCGTTGCACATTCTGATCCGCAGCGGTCATGATTTCACCTACTACTTCATCCACCCCTGAGAGAGAACGGATGGTGCGACCAGCAGGCACAAGGTGGTTCATAATCTTTCCCACGGTTCCTGCAACTTCAATCAGTTCGGACAAAATGACACGCAAAAAGCTCAACTCGCGGGGTGGTTTCACCAATTGAACGGCACCCAGGCGACTATTTGCTACCACCCCGGCGAGGATAGATTCATGAGCTTGCACCTGAGAACGCAAATCATTTTTGTGTGCTTGAGCTTGCTGAAGGCATTGATCCCACGACCATTTCGCCGCTTCATAGAACGCCATGCTGGCATCAAGTGCAGACTTTGCTGCGGCAATTAATACAGGTTGCCCCATGCTGTTTGCAATCGACATGTTGTCTTCAGACTTATTCACGCAATCAACCGCAACATTGACTTCCTGATGGATAGCTTCAGCTTTTAGTTGTGTGGCGTCCATAGTTGCATTCGCCCCAGCCACATCGTCAGCGTACTGAGTGTACACCTGTGCGATGCGTTCAGCGATATCAGCGGCAGCTTTCATCTCCGCGGGCAGTGCCTCACCGATGTTTTGACGATACGCCAGCCCCACGTTGCCTTCGAATCCTTCGGGCACTAAGGCGCTGAGTTCACCGGCACCGTGGACGAGTAATTGCTGGACTTCCCGCCACGGTTGTGCGCTGGCGGCAATCTGCGATGGGTTCCCGCCGATGGTGAAGTGTTGTCGGCGGAAAAGACTGAACGGTTCAAGGCGTTGTAGTGGCATAAGAAAACCCCTCTTAACTGGTCTAATACGGTATAAAACCTCAAATTAATAGCACCAGTGCCGTCCCGCAAGATTAACCAATTTTT contains these protein-coding regions:
- the pdxS gene encoding pyridoxal 5'-phosphate synthase lyase subunit PdxS; the encoded protein is MVSENITGTARVKRGLAEMLKGGVIMDVVTPEQAKIAEDAGATAVMALERVPADIRAQGGVSRMSDPDMIEGIINAVSIPVMAKARIGHFVEAQVLQSLGVDFIDESEVLSPADYTNHIDKFAFDVPFVCGATNLGEALRRINEGAAMIRSKGEAGTGDVSNAVTHMRTIRAEINRLRSMAEDELYVAAKELQAPYELVREVAANGKLPVVLFTAGGIATPADAAMMMQLGAEGVFVGSGIFKSGNPAQRAQAIVQATQNFDDPATIAKVSRGLGEAMVGLNVDEIPVSHRLAERGW